The genomic DNA TATTACGTTTATATGACTGTCATGGTCTTATATCATCATCCACCTAATACATGCAGTGAAGTAGTTaacagtaagggtgtaacggtacgtgtgtttgtattgaaccgtttcggtacatggtgctcggttgggaacagaggcgtaccgaacgagtttctgacgtaatgtatcccttactttttgaggctgtgaagcGGTCGGGTTAAAGTTTGTGTagattacatttactccgtcttctctactataatgaggaccaacacggtaggacagtataacccagaaacatcaacggcacgacaacgtggccaccgcgagaacgcagtgaaacacgggcgttaaagtcaatcagccaatgcacaccagtcgcagtgcagccgcgtgttagacgcgtcccagaagcggctcaacacgacgcacgcgaaaagaacggcagagtttattatttgacgcgagacgcgaccctcctgagtcaatactactaccggtagctaggatcgggcagaccggtcactcgtgtaaaaatacggtggatccggtcgattttcaaactaatatgcaatcgtaacccactttttgagtccatcagatctcttgagcggtagatcggggcacagttgacttgtcttttttgatttactgctgtcttctctgctataataataaccaacacggcgccgtgttcaatacaaaaccctcctaccacaacaaaacaagtcggaactaatattcacataggaactaaagttatacaacataaaatatacaatgtaaatgaatactacatcacatttgtaaaatataaacacataataaaataaataatagcccatttaaatacaataaatcgaaatgagctaaaacacctgtaattaaataataagaataatacacagatcctgcttacacaattaaatttattaatttctgtgttgcTCTTTAACTTGACAAAATCCccaataaagcttttaaaaactggtcataaaaaaaaaaaaaaaaaaagattcattgacgcatttcatttgcaaaatacatgttaaaatctctgtcattgggattgcttttctctttagcacaggacttcttttttcttctttctttcagaaagaaagctgaccaatacgtgggatctgaaaggcaaattgttgttggattatctttaaatacccactactttttgagcagaattatagctttgtataggctaatgttcctattgttgaaagcacaaaggtgtgtaataaacaactagcacatttatattttgcattttgttttcttaccataccgaaaatgaaccgaaccgtgacctcaaaaccgaggtacgtaccgaaccgagatttttgtgtacaaaTACAACCCTAGTTAACAGTGATCCAAGCAAAACGTCGAAAAACAAGTAAGGATGCTGTGCCACAGTGGTCTTTCTAGAGCTCTCTTCTCAATTTCCATATCTCCTAACCCATGACCCTTTTTGTTACAGACCAAGCTACTTCCTTTTCAAAGTCAGAGGCTTCAATTTCcaactacagtgccctccataattattggcacccctgaaaaagatgtgttttttagcttctaatatatatattttttaattcaaataatatgggaccttaatggaaaaaaagagaaaaatccaaccttcaatacaagtgcattcattcagtggggaaaaaatcccacataaagaaaaaaattatttgacatcaaataatgtgtgtcacaattattagcacccctggtgttaatactttgtacaacccccttttgccaacaaaacaaggtctggggactgaggtggccatgggaggagcttgattttgtgtctggtgaaccatttctgtgtagatttggccatatgtttagggtcattgtcttgctgaaagacccagtgacgacccatcttcagctttcgggcagagggcaacagattttgatctaaaatgtcctggtatttcaaagcattcctgatgccatgcaccctaacaaggttcccagggcctttggaagcgaaacagccccaaggcatcactgacccacccccatacttcacagtgggtatgaggtgcttttcagcatgtgcatctttcatggcacgccagacccacttagagtgtttgttgccaaaaagctcaatcttggtctcacacaaaaatacacatggtcccaggcttcaactgggaccgtgtgctttggtcagatgagaccaagattgagctttttggcaacaaacactcttagagggtctggcgtgccacgaaagacacGTGGCACTTTCGCTTCCAAagtccctgggaaccttgttagggtgcatggcttcatgaatgctttgaaataccaggacattttaaatcaaaatctgttgccctctgcccgaaagctgaagatgggtcgtcactgggtctttcagcaagacaatgaccctaaacatatggccaaatctacacagaaatggttcaccagacacaaaatcaagctcctcccatggccatctcagtccacaGACCTTGATTTGTTGGCTAAAGgcagagttatacttccgcgtcagacctacgccgtcaaggaagaatcgagttacgaccctacgccgtaggctTACGCacgcctctcgaattttctaaccttcgcgtcacctagacgtgtatgacgtgacgaaaacggactgtgattggtccgctcagactgttgtttccggtttaccgcgaaaacaccaccattgtagaatagaatcaaacattattttctacacgcaaaaatgcaccaagccgacgggagtatcatcgaagagcaagtctcgtcaagacattattattgtgattgccaaatggcaaggtcagcgatcggaaaaaaaaaaatggaagaaccaccgagacgtgggtgttcggaatcgagtggccacatgaagcggtgacccagtcggccaaaaactgccaactttttatcactttatgtcgtatttttggttggtgcacttcatcatttactgtgtacatatgtttcaagtatatgaagaataaagcacagatttggtgtcaaaagagttgttttgatctttaattttcaataacagacagttcacacacacaatacatcatcactgattgagagtgcctcggtgctttttatgataaccttaaaatcaagcctcccaacgcagtttgggaagttccctagacgccagaaatctgctatggcttcccactggctggttgtaggacacggcaaacaaatcaggctggagggctttgcagaccttgaacgcagtgctcgacgccagtttgaagctagccgccacagctagctctctccacccgagtctaaaactctctgtgcggcatcaaaagtcggccagaccgcctcgaaaccatcTTCTGCGTCGCttgcccgtcaacatttgtatgttcaatatttattcagtgttgatgagcagagtatttactttcaagagttccatcttgcattgtttattttttctccgactagcggaagtaaacaagcatgccccaaaaccgtacaaacataacgccacatccctctagtggtttggcggtgaattacagagcaacacgttccctcaccgcagaactatcgaatgtcgaatgacgccgtagtcgctacgccgtcaccgcaacgtgggagtataactcaggcttaaaggGGGTAgtaaaaagtattaacaccaggggtgctaataattgtgacacacattatttgatgtcaaatagttttttctagcgatgtcccgatcgcggtcgggtccgatcacatcattttcaaagtatcggaatcggcaaaaaaatatcggccatgcctttttttaatatatgtactgtatatattttaattgaatcgttttctaattgtatttaacgttacatacataatatgttacactcatccagagtctttagtttaggcttaaggaagggttatcaaaaatatcccgataacggcggcaattattttattacaaaatgtgtcaagttaaaatatttaacgcaattaatgtatgcgctgcacgaccctctcacttatTGTTGCGCTCAATGTGTAATGACGCTGTGTTACctctatagagagataaaaggcagcgcaaaatgagtagagtgaattttggcagcctttgaagcctttttttaattggctaaagccttgcaatccctctccctatgattagaaatatcatgggaagcaatgtggggaagcaagatggcaattgatctttgtcttaacaccctaagttatttcccaacgcagagaagtcagacagtcatggttccacttcccatcatgcatttgggatggccacagtatcatttactgaaagctcaacaaatacactagatggcaatatttagtcacaatatacaaagtcacaagtctttctatccgtggatccctctcacagaaaaaacgttaataatttaaatgccatcttgaggatttattgtcataataaacaaatacagtactgatgtgctgtatgttgaatgtatatattcgtccgagttttattcatttttttcataatgtattgccaaaatgtatatgatcgggaaaaattatcaggaatgattggaattgaatcgggagcacaaaaaaaaagcaatcagatcgggaaatatcgggatcggcagatactcaaactaaaacgatcgggatcggatcgggagcaaaaaaacatgatcggaacaaccctatttttttccccactgaatgaatgaacttgtattgaaggttggatttttctctttttttccattaaggtcccatattatttgaatacaaaaaaatatatatattagaagctaaaaaacacatctttttcaggggtgccaataattatggagggcactgtatttcatTGAGAGCCCTCCAAGAGATAACAGCCTCCCACAGAGTAAAGTTCAACTCTCGAGTTTTCCTGTGGAATGCAACCTCTCTCAAGTGTGTCACTGTGACACATGACAGCCTTGCATAGGGCTCCGCTGTATATCCAGCTTATGGAAATGAATGAAGCTGTCAGTTTTCTCTGTGGAAGCGTTCCCCATCCACTGCCAAGTTCTGTGTGATTGTTATACCATTCCTACTTAGTCTGACAGAGGTTCTGATCCATGACATAACTGTGCAAACAGATGGGTCCTGGTTTCTTAGTATTTGATAAAGCTATTGTCCTTCCCCACCCCTTATTTAAACCTTGCTTTCCAAACTGCAGCTCAAGCTGCGCCGGGCGAGTGAGTCATTCtgcaataaaacattaaaaatgctTGCGCAGCAGGGGACATCTGCACCAACAAAAATGGCACTAAGGTCTTTTTatctttgaaaatatttaacagGAAAAGAATAAGGTGGTGAGAAAATAGTTCAAGCAAATATTGATCTTTTTTTAGCATGTGCTTCCATTAGTTGAATCAGCATTTGATTCACCTCAGGTGTTGCATGACCAGAGCCCCGCCTACAGAGGGATGCAAATGTACCTCAGCGGGTTTCAATTTACAGCCAGAGGCAAAGAGCAGCAGTCACCGGATCACGGGAGCACCTTTGCAATGACGACCAGCTAATATGCAGCTGTCAGTTGAGAAGTGTTGACAAAAGGATCAGTCAGGCGGTCATTGCCACCGCCATCGTAGCTTGCTGCCATAGCTGCTGTCACCATGGCCATCGCAGAACTTCTTGGAGTTGAATTCGACATGCAGCTTCTGCTCAAAATGAGTCTTTCTGTGGCGACTGTACTTCTGGTTTCACTGGTCTACAGGTTCTACAGCTCTAGGAGTACAGAGGAAATCCAAGTCAATCATTGTCAAGAACCACAGACCTGTAAAAGATGCAAGACCCAGCTGACTGATGGAACCAATGATGACCTACTTGGACCTTCGTCATCTGAGGACGACAAACAAAACACTACAGAAGACAATCCGGTTCAGGATGCATCTAACCTGTCAAACTGTGATCAACACTTCAGCAAAGAGGCAAATGTACCTTCAACAAGTGGAAGAGAACTGAACCCTCCTAATCCAGCAAAGAGTGGGCTATCAAGTACAAAAGGCCGTCGCTCTACTAGCTTTTTAAAGAAAGTGGAAGGTGGTATGGGCGTAGGTAGGGAACTAAGGCAAGAGTTGGAACAACGTGGTGTCTACTCTAGCTTTATCTCCAAGTCAGAGATAAAGGTGGAGGATGCAAAGCTAGTGCTGGACCATCCAAGTGACCAAGTAGTGTATGGTAAGATATACGAATACTATGTGGAAAGTTCTTCTCACTGTAGTACAAACCCAAACAACATTGTGGGTCAGAATGAAACGGATTCTGAGCCACGGCAAACAGAGATTGGAAGCCATAGCAGCATCCTAATGGAATCTCCTTCTTCTGTGGACTTTGACATTACTGAGGAATCCTCCTTACTTGGGAATCCAATGTCGACATCCACACCCTTACGCAAGCATAGCTATCTAGCTGCTGCGGAGCAGTCAGCACTGCCAAGTCCAGTGTCAACGTCTTGCAGCTCAACCAGTGCTGGACCTCTGATCAGTTCTTCCATAAACAATAAACACCAGAACGGCAGCAAATGTCCTGACCTAGAGGCTGTCTTATTGAACCGGTTCGTTCACCGATCAGACGTGGAAAACCTCAAAAGTCAAGTGGATCTGGGCAACTGTTTGGAGGCGCTTTTTTTGGCCAAAAAATACGACGAAAGGTCAGTGGTGCAAGCAGCCGTCGAAGTTATGTCCGACAACTACCTGCAGGTGCTCCTGGATCGTGATCTTTACGGGCGTCTTACCGGTGCCGAGCGGGAACTAATCAGGAGGCAGAGAACAAGTGGGAGAAGATTCATTGTCGTGGCAGATATGAACCCCCAAGACTCGTCAAGTGACAGCAGGGCGGTAAAAAAAAAGCCGAGTGCCTTGTATTACTATGATGACTTCCAGGACACCTGGGATAAACTTTGCTCCATTCCACCAGAGGTCATCAGCAATGCTTGTGGTATGTGCACAATGGATAACTACTTGTTTGTCGCCGTTGGAATGGATAGTGAAGCGACACCTTCCAAGCGAGTGTTTTGCTACAACCCTCTCACAGACATTTGGAAGGAAATCAGTTCCATGAATGAAGCCAGACCACGTTGCAAACTCGCCGCACTGGACGGATACATTTACGCCATCGGCGGGGAGTGCCTCACGTCAGTGGAGCGTTACGACCCGCATTCAGACAAATGGACATTTGTGGCCCCTCTGCCTAACGATACATTCGCCGTGGCCCATCACGTGACGGTGTGCAACAGGGAGCTGTTTGTGTCCGGAGGTACTATTCGCTACATGCTGCTGCGCTACAGCCCCAAGAGCGACACCTGGAGGGGGAGTCTTCTAGCAGGCAACAAAGACAGGACGGCAGACCTGGTGGCCGTAGGACCCTTTCTGTATCGGTTTGAAGTCAATCCTCTGCTAGGGATCAGCGTGTATCGCTACCACACCGTGGCCCGACTGTGGTACCAGTGCGACACAAAACGCCTTCCCAACTGTGCCGCTTTCCAGTGCGTTGCGATGGACGACAACATTTACTGCGTCAGCCGTCACTTCACCTTGAGGTTCGAGGCCGACGAAA from Corythoichthys intestinalis isolate RoL2023-P3 chromosome 9, ASM3026506v1, whole genome shotgun sequence includes the following:
- the klhdc7a gene encoding kelch domain-containing protein 7A, translated to MAIAELLGVEFDMQLLLKMSLSVATVLLVSLVYRFYSSRSTEEIQVNHCQEPQTCKRCKTQLTDGTNDDLLGPSSSEDDKQNTTEDNPVQDASNLSNCDQHFSKEANVPSTSGRELNPPNPAKSGLSSTKGRRSTSFLKKVEGGMGVGRELRQELEQRGVYSSFISKSEIKVEDAKLVLDHPSDQVVYGKIYEYYVESSSHCSTNPNNIVGQNETDSEPRQTEIGSHSSILMESPSSVDFDITEESSLLGNPMSTSTPLRKHSYLAAAEQSALPSPVSTSCSSTSAGPLISSSINNKHQNGSKCPDLEAVLLNRFVHRSDVENLKSQVDLGNCLEALFLAKKYDERSVVQAAVEVMSDNYLQVLLDRDLYGRLTGAERELIRRQRTSGRRFIVVADMNPQDSSSDSRAVKKKPSALYYYDDFQDTWDKLCSIPPEVISNACGMCTMDNYLFVAVGMDSEATPSKRVFCYNPLTDIWKEISSMNEARPRCKLAALDGYIYAIGGECLTSVERYDPHSDKWTFVAPLPNDTFAVAHHVTVCNRELFVSGGTIRYMLLRYSPKSDTWRGSLLAGNKDRTADLVAVGPFLYRFEVNPLLGISVYRYHTVARLWYQCDTKRLPNCAAFQCVAMDDNIYCVSRHFTLRFEADEISPAFAKEHLSISVTNGLLFPFVLSLPDKKPLQTSV